gacttcaataaacaattcatgaatttttttcaacactgCTGTCTACGGAATAGGTCCGAGGAgacaggaggaaaaaaatttagggCAACTTTACTGTCCATTGTCAGCCAATTCAATTTGAATGTCGCATCTCGTAAGTAGACTTACTACCTCTGCTGTCAGACACAAAAAATGGAGTGCAATGGTTTTGGGCAATTAAATCAATCAGAGTTGAAGAGGAATTATTGGTGCAATTCTTGGAATTTTGCACTAAGTGACAGCTTCGCGGAAATTTCGAGTGGATAAATGGCAATTTGATTAGAAATTTCCTGGAACGATGAATTACCGTTTCATAGTTTCTTGATTTCCGTTCATAAAATCTTCAGTCTAGTTCCAAAAACACTctgctcccccccccccccaaagtAATTATTCCCACCTCCTTGATGATGAAATTTTGCAGTCTGCCTGGGTGCAGCATGCATTGGTCTGACCCTCGGCTGGCCGGAGACCTCAATACCCCACATTATCATGATCAAGTGCACTGATGCATGCTACGTTGACTCCCGAGATGGTATTTCAACAATTCATGTGATCGTTAATTTAGGATCATGTTTGGGTGCTATTGTGCCGGCTTGTGTCGTTGATATTTCCAGTCGTCGTTGCAACTTCTGTATATCAGCAATATCGAGTATTTTCTTTTGGCTGATTGTCGGAATAGCGAGAGACACCATCGTAAGCGAGAACCATTTCAGCTACAATCTACCCCTCTTATCATCCACCATTTGTTGCCCCCCTtcactttcattttattctttattccaGGCACTGATGGTTGGTGCTGCTGTTGGTGGCTTTTCCGCTGGATTGTTCATTGTGACATCGACGATGTACGTTGGCGAAGTGACTTTTCCCGATCAACGTGGTACCGTTGGCTCATTGGCTACATTTTTTGCTTATCTGGGAATGGTTATCAGCACGAGTATCTCTTTTTTCACCATTCACCAATTGGTATCATTGTTCATGTGTTTTTTATCGGTTGGCTTTCTACTGACCATCTACATTTGGATGATTGAGTCACCGTATTATTTGTACGAGAGTGGAAAAGTGAGAAAACTTCAgttcttcaattatttttcagtgatTAACCAAGAAGCTAAGAATACCAGACGATCAGCATGATTATTCGTTAATTGGAtgctaaaattaaaaattgatcacTGAAGTTTTATCTCCAATTACAGACCTTAGAAGCCAAACTCGCCCTGAAAGCGCTTCGCGGTGCCAATCACATCCTCGAAGTCGACCAGG
This DNA window, taken from Diachasmimorpha longicaudata isolate KC_UGA_2023 chromosome 8, iyDiaLong2, whole genome shotgun sequence, encodes the following:
- the LOC135165326 gene encoding facilitated trehalose transporter Tret1-2 homolog isoform X1 translates to MNFFQHCCLRNRSEETGGKKFRATLLSIVSQFNLNVASLCLGAACIGLTLGWPETSIPHIIMIKCTDACYVDSRDGISTIHVIVNLGSCLGAIVPACVVDISSRRCNFCISAISSIFFWLIVGIARDTIALMVGAAVGGFSAGLFIVTSTMYVGEVTFPDQRGTVGSLATFFAYLGMVISTSISFFTIHQLVSLFMCFLSVGFLLTIYIWMIESPYYLYESGKTLEAKLALKALRGANHILEVDQEYKSMEKFFDFQATERPRTETTLKLVVTSSWRRIPASITMLLLCISQMVGGYAMNAYTKQFLNNVNPEISKIIVACLDLISVGLCVFLIEKIGRKPLLMFSIGGSSICCLILAIDAILYQANNNHLLYSSEKLVTLSIIIIYYASYSLGVVPILPLLTGEVFSSKMKTISISICISSFYLAAMIIEGIFETITFKKGWYVAFLSFTVIGSLGLLFVIVFLPETRAKSLSQIQNELAEYSFFIT
- the LOC135165326 gene encoding uncharacterized protein LOC135165326 isoform X2, with product MNFFQHCCLRNRSEETGGKKFRATLLSIVSQFNLNVASLCLGAACIGLTLGWPETSIPHIIMIKCTDACYVDSRDGISTIHVIVNLGSCLGAIVPACVVDISSRRCNFCISAISSIFFWLIVGIARDTIALMVGAAVGGFSAGLFIVTSTMYVGEVTFPDQRGTVGSLATFFAYLGMVISTSISFFTIHQLVSLFMCFLSVGFLLTIYIWMIESPYYLYESGKTLEAKLALKALRGANHILEVDQEYKSMEKFFDFQATERPRTETTLKLVVTSSWRRIPASITMLLLCISQMVGGYAMNAYTKQFLNNVNPEISKIIVACLDLISVGLCVFLIEKIGRKPLLMFSIGGSSICCLILAIDAILYQANNNHLLYSSEKLVTLSIIIIYYASYSLGVVPILPLLTGEVFSSKMKTISISICISSFYLAAMIIEGIFETITFKKG